The genomic interval GTAATAGTTAGTTTTTCCTGTTCATTTGGTATATAACCAATCTTGCTAATTAGAAAACCACTCAATGTATCGTAAATTTCTACGGGCAAGGTGATTTTTAATAGCTCCTGTACATCATCTAAACTAATAGTCCCTTGGAGAAGATAGGTATGTTCACCGATAATCTTAATCTCAGGAGGCTTCGGTTCATCGTATTCATCAAAAATATTTCCGACGATTTCTTCAATTAAATCCTCCATTGTAACAATTCCGTCTGTTCCTCCATATTCATCAACAACGATGGCAAAAAGGATGTTGTTTTTTTGCATCTGTATAAATAATTCATCCGTTCTTTTCGATTCCAATACGAAGTAAGGCTTGCGAATAATATCACTCAATTGAAAGGAAGCATTCTCTTTGCCCATATAGGCTAAAAGATCTTTTGCATGGAGAATACCAATAATATTATCCATATTCTCTTCGTATACTGGGTAGCGTGTATACATTTCACGATTTACGAGAGCGGTAATCTCCTCTAACGTATAATCAGAAGGAATGGCTACCATATTAGAACGGTGGGTCATAATATCTGTGACATTTTTATTATCAAATTCAAAAATATTATGAATCATCATGCGTTCATCTTCGTCAATATTTCCTTTTTCATTGCCTACATCAATCATCATCTTAATATCTTCTTCTGTTACTTCCTCATCCTCGTCGTCTGGTCTAACCCCGAATAAACGAGCTACTATGTTAGTAGAAAAAGTTAAAAATGCAACAAAAGGAGCTGTTATTTTGGAAAGTACGGTAAGTGGAGTTGCAGCAAACATAGCAATTCCTTCCGCTTTTCTTAACGCAACTCGCTTGGGAACTAATTCACCGAAGACAAGGGTGAAATAGGATAGCAGTAAAGTAATGATTATGACTGAAATGGAATCAAGTAATTTCTGCGAAAGTGGGATTCCCATTGTTATCAATAGTTCAGATAAGTGACCAGCAAAGCTGTCAGCAGCAAATGCACTAGCGAGAAAGCCGGCTAGTGTAATCCCAATTTGGATGGTAGCTAAAAATTTGCTTGGTTCTGATAGGAGATTATAGACTATTTTAGCCTTCTTATCGCCAGTATCAGCCATATGTTTTATTTTATTATCATTTAAGGAAATGAGCGCAATTTCTGCTGCAGCAAAGAAAGCATTTAAACCAATTAAGATGACTAGGACTAAGATGCCCAAATTCTTCATCTCCTTTCCAACGGCTTGTTTCCTATTTGTTTTACCCTTTTTTATGGAAAGTATTCTTTTATAAAAAGGATTTGATTATCATGAGTAATTTGTAATTTCATAAATCATTTATGACCAGAGTCATTTTATTTTTGAAAAGAAATGACCTTTAGGCATAGGAATCGCTATGTTTTTTCATTATTCTGTATATAGAAAGGGTGATGAGCTTTGTTAGAGATAATGAATCTATCCAAATCTTATAAACAGAAGCAAGTGGTGAATTCCGCTAATTTATATTTGGAGAAAGGAGAAATTGTTGGATTACTGGGACCAAATGGGGCTGGGAAATCCACGACTATTTCCATGATATCCTCTTTAATTTCTCCTGATGGGGGGGATGTGCGGCTAAATAATGAAAGCATTCTAAAAACGCCACAGAAGTTACGAAAGATACTTGGAGTCGTTCCACAGGAAATTGCTGTTTATATGGATCTATCTGCAAGGGAAAATTTACTGTTCTTCGGAAAAATGCATCGGATTCCAAAAAATATATTAAAGAAGAGGGTGGATGAAGTTCTCGATATAATCGGTTTAAAGGAACGAGAAAAGGATTTAGTTAAAACCTTTTCAGGAGGAATGAAAAGGAGATTAAACATTGGAGTCGCACTCATACATGAACCAGAGATTATCATTATGGATGAACCAACCGTTGGGATTGATCCTCAATCAAGAAATTATATATTAGAAACAGTTAAAAGATTAAATAAAGAAAAGCAAATGACGGTCCTTTACACAAGTCATTATATGGAAGAAGTGGATTTTCTATGTAATCGGATTTACATTATGGATCATGGGGAGATTATTGCTTCAGGAAATAAAGAAGAGATAAAAAACATTCTTTCTGCAGAAACTGCGATAAATATAAGGGTGGAAATGGTAAAACACGAATTTACAGAAGCATTACGTCAGCATGAAAATATTAAAAATATCTCTATTCAACAATCTATGATTACGGTTATCGTACCAAGACAAGTAAATTTATTAAAGGATATTTTGAGGATTGCCGAAGAACAGAAGACAACTGTACTCTCTGTAAATATTGAAAAGCCAACATTAGAGGATGTTTTCTTGCATTTAACAGGCCGTCAATTAAGAGATTAGGGGGGTACTCTCATGCTTTGGCAAATGATAAAGAAAGAATTATTGATGATTTGGAGAAGACCAAGGGAACTTATTGTTTTGTTGCTCATGCCTTTTGTGCTTATTACCATACTTGGTAGTGCTTTAGGGGCATTGGATAATAATGGCGAAGTGGAAGTGCATGCAAAGCTTGCTGTGGTAGTGGAGGATGAAGTAAATCAAGGGCAGCAAAAAGCGATAGATTTAGTGAACCAATCAAATAGAAGTGAACAGGAAAAGAGAGAGAAAATAGCACTTATTCAATCCCTCCAACCAATTGAGACGTTTATTCATGAAGTAGGTGAAAAGCCAGAATTAAAGAAAGTTTTGTCCATTACGGAATATAGTGACCGGATAAAGGTAAAGGAAAAGGATTTTGATGGTGTGCTCGTTATTCCAAAAGGATTCACGGCTGAATTTTATGCGAATTTATTAAAGGAAGAGGCAAATATTCCTGCTTGGACATTAATGACAAAGGAAAAGCAATCACTACAAGTAACTATTATTCGGGATATTATCACTAATTATCAACAAGAGTGGGTATATCTAAAAACTGCCCAAGAGCTTCAATTGGATTATTCAGCGTTAGTAAATATAAAAACAGACGAACAAATTAAAAATTTTGAAAAGAAAAAAGAAATTAGTGCCTTTGCTTATTATGGAGTGGGAATGTGCGTGATGTTTGTTTTCTATATTTCAACAACAGTAGCAGGTTTCGCTTATCAGCAAAAGGAAGAGCTTATGTATGAGCGAATAATTCTAGCAAATGTTCCAAAAATCGTATTTTTTGTAGGGGTTTTTTTTGCCGCATTCATTTTGTCCTTTTTACAGCTAACTATTTTGTTTAGTTTAACAGCTTCTATTTATGGGATAGTTTTTCCTAGTATTCTGAATCATTTAGTGGTTACCCTGACTGTAAATGTAATGGCTGCGGCGTTTGCAACGTTTACAACAGCGATTTCATTTGCTGCCAATTCACGAAATGTGGAAAGTATTTTATCTTCCTTAATTGTGCCTATCATCGCCTTTATTGGAGGGAGCTTTTTTGATGTAAGTGCAATTGGTGGGTTTATGGAGACGTTAGGAGAATATTCTCCAGGAGGAGCAGCGATTACTGCTTATTTAAAAGTGTATCAAGGCTATTCCCTAGCAGATTTATGGGGGCAGCTGAAGGCTATCCTTCTGTTTTCTGTTACATTGCTTTTGATTAGTATCATTATCTTAAAGAAAAGAGGGGGGATACGATGAATGCAGTACTATGGGGGAAATGTAAGAAATTTATGAGAAATCCAGGTGGATTTATTATAACATCTCTGATATGTATCCTATTTGCTTATTTAGTCGGCATCTCTTCCTTCACAAAAGTAGAGGTACCGATTTTTACAGACCAGTCGGAAAAAGCAAATGATATTGTAAAAGTATTAAATAAAAGTGAGAGTTATTCGTTTGTTCCTTATTCCAAAGAAGAAGTAGAGGAACAGTTAGCTGAGGGAAAAACGGATGTAGGGGTTTCCTTAAAGGAAGATATGTATACGATTTTCAGAGTGGCCGAAACGTCCAATGTATTAATGGTCCAAAATTATCTTCACACCTATTATTATAATATGCTTAAGGAGCAAGCATTAATCAATGCATCAGCGAATAAAGAAGAAGCAGAAAGGGTGCTTGCTAGTAATAAAGAAACACCGATAATTCCCGTGTCAAATGAACAAGCGCTAACAGAAGAAGATACTAGTTACAGTCAGTCACTGCAGGCATTATTTGGTTTCACTTTATTTTTCTGCATATATACTGTCTCTTTTACGGTAATAGAAATATTGAGAGATAAGCAAAATGGGATATGGGATCGATTCATCTTGTCATCAACATCGAAAGCACAAATCTATTTTGGACATTTATTATTCAGCTTTTTAATAGGCTATTTGCAAATAATAATGATCTTCCTTCTTTTTAGATATGGGTTAAATATTGATTTTAATGGACATTTTTATTTAGTGTATGTATTAATCATTCCCTATTTATTTTCGATTGTGGCTTTAACGATTCTACTTACTGGCTTAGTAAAAACAGCAAGTCAGTTCAATGCAATTATTCCATTGGTGTCGGTTAGTTTTGCTATGCTTGGCGGAGCATATTGGCCAATCGAAATCGTTACATCCAAAGTAATGCTTCTTTTATCCAAATTTATTCCGATTACTTATGGGATGGAGCTATTAAAAAAAGGCATTATTGAAAGTGCGTCTTGGATGGAAATCGTCATACCAGCAGGAGTTCTTTGTTTAATGGGGACAGTTATGTTAGGAATAGGCATTCAGTTGATTGAAAAAAGGCATGTTTAGTAATGTTTTTGATGGAATATTTAGAAAAAACAAATAATGTTGTATAATAAAGGAACAATTACAAATTGATGGAAAGGTGGGTGGAAATGCTTGCTAAGGAAAATAGTAAAAGGATATTTATATGTTGTCGTTCTTCCTCTTACATTTTTAATCTCCATTTTGTTTGAACCAAGTGGCAACCTCGTTAGAATAACCAATGACACAATTAGAGATATGTAGACGGGAATAATTTTGTTAAGTATCTGCATCTATCGGCAGGTGCTTATTTCTTTAAATATGGGGAAACTTTCCCTTCTATCAAAAGCGACGATTTAATCAAGAATTTACTTATATGCAAAGGAGTATAAAGGAGTTTACATGAAAAAAATTTATATCATTTTAGCAACCTTAACAATTGAAACAGTGATAATATGGTTTGCATCCTCTTTACTACAATGGAAATTTGTCGATACCATCTTTTTAGGCAGTTTAGTGCTTTTTGGAATTGTTTATCTTCTGCGTTTATACATTCATCAAACGAATGCAGCGTTTAATGCAAATATTGCAGGCTGGACATGGGAGGAAGCAGGAATTGGTCCGTTTCGTTTTCGTGTGTCGCCAGTTATTCTTGGACTGATTCTCTATATAATAATTAGTTTTTTTGTCACTTTTGTAACCTATTATTCTTATTTTTTTTAGCAAATATATAAGAAAGGAAGGGGAGATTAGGAAGGAGGTTTTTTCCTTTTTTTCAAGAATGGTAGAAAAAGAGATACGTAGGAAGGAGCAAATGAAATGATCGATGAAGAAATCGTTACAATAAAGAATTTGCGAAAAAACTATGGAGCGAAGGAAGTTCTAAAGGGAGTGGATTTACATGTTTATCGAGGAGAAATTATTGGATATATAGGTCCAAACGGTGCGGGAAAAAGTACTACGGTGAAAATTAT from Niallia sp. FSL W8-0635 carries:
- a CDS encoding hemolysin family protein, producing the protein MGILVLVILIGLNAFFAAAEIALISLNDNKIKHMADTGDKKAKIVYNLLSEPSKFLATIQIGITLAGFLASAFAADSFAGHLSELLITMGIPLSQKLLDSISVIIITLLLSYFTLVFGELVPKRVALRKAEGIAMFAATPLTVLSKITAPFVAFLTFSTNIVARLFGVRPDDEDEEVTEEDIKMMIDVGNEKGNIDEDERMMIHNIFEFDNKNVTDIMTHRSNMVAIPSDYTLEEITALVNREMYTRYPVYEENMDNIIGILHAKDLLAYMGKENASFQLSDIIRKPYFVLESKRTDELFIQMQKNNILFAIVVDEYGGTDGIVTMEDLIEEIVGNIFDEYDEPKPPEIKIIGEHTYLLQGTISLDDVQELLKITLPVEIYDTLSGFLISKIGYIPNEQEKLTITFKNFEFQVEEIIDRRISQVKVTKILETESPLKQS
- a CDS encoding ABC transporter ATP-binding protein; amino-acid sequence: MLEIMNLSKSYKQKQVVNSANLYLEKGEIVGLLGPNGAGKSTTISMISSLISPDGGDVRLNNESILKTPQKLRKILGVVPQEIAVYMDLSARENLLFFGKMHRIPKNILKKRVDEVLDIIGLKEREKDLVKTFSGGMKRRLNIGVALIHEPEIIIMDEPTVGIDPQSRNYILETVKRLNKEKQMTVLYTSHYMEEVDFLCNRIYIMDHGEIIASGNKEEIKNILSAETAINIRVEMVKHEFTEALRQHENIKNISIQQSMITVIVPRQVNLLKDILRIAEEQKTTVLSVNIEKPTLEDVFLHLTGRQLRD
- a CDS encoding ABC transporter permease produces the protein MLWQMIKKELLMIWRRPRELIVLLLMPFVLITILGSALGALDNNGEVEVHAKLAVVVEDEVNQGQQKAIDLVNQSNRSEQEKREKIALIQSLQPIETFIHEVGEKPELKKVLSITEYSDRIKVKEKDFDGVLVIPKGFTAEFYANLLKEEANIPAWTLMTKEKQSLQVTIIRDIITNYQQEWVYLKTAQELQLDYSALVNIKTDEQIKNFEKKKEISAFAYYGVGMCVMFVFYISTTVAGFAYQQKEELMYERIILANVPKIVFFVGVFFAAFILSFLQLTILFSLTASIYGIVFPSILNHLVVTLTVNVMAAAFATFTTAISFAANSRNVESILSSLIVPIIAFIGGSFFDVSAIGGFMETLGEYSPGGAAITAYLKVYQGYSLADLWGQLKAILLFSVTLLLISIIILKKRGGIR
- a CDS encoding ABC transporter permease, giving the protein MNAVLWGKCKKFMRNPGGFIITSLICILFAYLVGISSFTKVEVPIFTDQSEKANDIVKVLNKSESYSFVPYSKEEVEEQLAEGKTDVGVSLKEDMYTIFRVAETSNVLMVQNYLHTYYYNMLKEQALINASANKEEAERVLASNKETPIIPVSNEQALTEEDTSYSQSLQALFGFTLFFCIYTVSFTVIEILRDKQNGIWDRFILSSTSKAQIYFGHLLFSFLIGYLQIIMIFLLFRYGLNIDFNGHFYLVYVLIIPYLFSIVALTILLTGLVKTASQFNAIIPLVSVSFAMLGGAYWPIEIVTSKVMLLLSKFIPITYGMELLKKGIIESASWMEIVIPAGVLCLMGTVMLGIGIQLIEKRHV